The genomic window GTAGCAATAAAGGATAACATTTGTACCAAAGATATAAAAACAACCTGTGCTTCTAAAATGTTAGAAGATTTTATTCCTCCTTATGATGCAACTATAGTAAAAAGGTTAAAAGAATCAGGAGCTATTATTATTGGGAAAACTAACATGGATGAATTTGCTATGGGATCCTCTACAGAAAATTCAGCAATACAAACAACCAAAAATCCTTGGGATTTAAACAAAGTACCTGGGGGTTCTTCTGGAGGTTCTGCAGCAGCTGTAGCGGCAGGTTTTGCACCTCTTACTATTGGCTCAGATACTGGTGGTTCCATTCGACAGCCAGCTTCTTTTTGTGGGGTAGTTGGATTAAAACCTACCTATGGTTTGGTTTCAAGGTTTGGGCTTATTGCTTTTGCTTCTTCTTTTGATCAAATTGGGCCTTTTGCTAAAACGGTAAAAGATTGTGCTATTAGTCTTCAAGCAATACAAGGGAATGATCCTTTTGATGCTACTAGTGTAAGGTGTGAAGTAGAAAAAGACTATCTTTCTTATTTTGAAAGAGGTGTAAAAGGTCTTAAAATAGGAGTACCCAAAGAATTTTTTATGAATGGTTTAGATTCTCAAATCAATCAATCGGTACAACAATCTATTGAATACTTAAAAAAACAAGGAGCAATGGTAGAAGAATTTTCTTTTCCTATTTCACAGGTAGGGCTTTCTGCTTATTATATTATTTCTTCTGCAGAAGCGAGTTCCAATCTTGCAAGATATGATGGAGTTCGTTATGGATATCGAACCAAAAATTATGAAAGTATCGATGATTTAATAATAAATACGAGAAGGGAAGCATTTGGAGAGGAAGTAAAAAGAAGAATCATGTTGGGAACCTATGTTCTTTCTTCAGGATATTATGATGCTTATTATAAGAAAGCTTTATTTCTAAGAAAAAAAATTAGTCAAGAATTTAAAAATGCTTTTAAAGATTATGATGTCATCCTTACGCCTACATGTCCCGTATTACCTTTTAATATTGGGGAAAAGGTAGATAGTCCATTATCTATGTATTTATCAGATATTTATACAGTAAATGTAAATATTGCAGGACTTCCTGCTATTTCTATTCCCTGTGGTTTAAGTGAACAAAACCTTCCCATTGGATTGCAACTTATAGGCGATCATTATACAGAAGGAAAATTATTTCAGGTGGCCTATAATTTAGAGCAAGGAATAGATTTTTCGATTATGTCAAAGCAAAGGGAGGGGAAATAATATGTTATTTGAAACCATTATAGGATTAGAAATACATGTGGAGTTAAAGACAAAATCTAAAATATTTTGTTCTTGTTCTACAGAATTTGGAGCAAATCCTAATCAAAATACATGTCCTATTTGTACAGGATTACCAGGAACATTGCCTGTATTAAACGAGCAAGTCGTTCGTCTAGCGACTAGAGCAGGGGTGGCTTTAAATTGTGAGATTAATAGAATGAATAAATTTGATAGAAAAAACTATTTTTATCCTGATTTGCCCAAAGCTTATCAAATTTCTCAATTTGACCTTCCAATTTGTGAGAATGGATATGTAGATATTTTAGTAGATGGAAACAAAAAAAGGATTGGGATTACAAGAATTCATATGGAAGAAGACGCAGGAAAATTAGTTCATTTAGAAGATCAACCCGTTTCTTTAGTGGATTACAATAGAACAGGAGTGCCTTTAATTGAAATTGTTACAGAACCAGATATCAGATCTCCTAAAGAAGCTGTAGAGTTTTTAAAAACTTTAAAATCTATTTTAGAGTATGTAGAAGTATCTGATTGTAGAATGGAACAGGGCTCTCTTCGATGTGATGCTAATATTTCTGTTCGAAAATTAGGAGAAAAACAATTAAATACCAAGGTAGAAATTAAAAATATGAATTCTTTCAAAGAAATTTTAAAGGCATTACAAAAGGAAGAAAAAAGACAACAGGAATTGTATCAATTTGGAGAGGAATATAAGATTAGACAAGAAACCAGAAAATGGGATAGTGCTAAGGGGAAAACGGTCCCTATGAGATCAAAAGAAGATGCAAATGATTATCGTTATTTCCCAGAACCAGATCTACCTCCGGTTTTAATTCAAAAAGAAGAACTAGAGAAAACAAAAGAACAATTACCAGAATTACCTGCTCAAAAACGAGAAAGATTTTTAAAAGAATATGGATTAAATAAGACAGATACAGAAATACTGATTGGTAATAAGGCTTTAGCAAATTATTTTGAAGAAGTAGTAGCGCTGGGGATATCTCCTAAAGAAGCTTCTAATTGGATTTTAGTAGAACTTTTAAGAGTATTGAAGGATCAGGAAGAAGAAAATATTCCTATTAAAAGTGAATATCTTGCAAGCTTAATTAAAATCGTAAAAGAAGGGAAAATTAGTCGAACAGTTGGGAAAGAAGTATTTGAAGAATTAATCTCTACTGATAAA from Garciella nitratireducens DSM 15102 includes these protein-coding regions:
- the gatB gene encoding Asp-tRNA(Asn)/Glu-tRNA(Gln) amidotransferase subunit GatB, with the translated sequence MLFETIIGLEIHVELKTKSKIFCSCSTEFGANPNQNTCPICTGLPGTLPVLNEQVVRLATRAGVALNCEINRMNKFDRKNYFYPDLPKAYQISQFDLPICENGYVDILVDGNKKRIGITRIHMEEDAGKLVHLEDQPVSLVDYNRTGVPLIEIVTEPDIRSPKEAVEFLKTLKSILEYVEVSDCRMEQGSLRCDANISVRKLGEKQLNTKVEIKNMNSFKEILKALQKEEKRQQELYQFGEEYKIRQETRKWDSAKGKTVPMRSKEDANDYRYFPEPDLPPVLIQKEELEKTKEQLPELPAQKRERFLKEYGLNKTDTEILIGNKALANYFEEVVALGISPKEASNWILVELLRVLKDQEEENIPIKSEYLASLIKIVKEGKISRTVGKEVFEELISTDKSPEEIIKEKGLTQISDSGELEKMVSEILTQNPQAIQDYKNGKKQAIGFLVGQVMRVSKGKANPQSTKDIIEKKLNS
- the gatA gene encoding Asp-tRNA(Asn)/Glu-tRNA(Gln) amidotransferase subunit GatA — protein: MKIEELTIERIQRGYQEKKFTITEMIREYFDKIKKEDKDIQAFVTLCEEEALEQAKKLDEKLSKGEDLGLLGGIPVAIKDNICTKDIKTTCASKMLEDFIPPYDATIVKRLKESGAIIIGKTNMDEFAMGSSTENSAIQTTKNPWDLNKVPGGSSGGSAAAVAAGFAPLTIGSDTGGSIRQPASFCGVVGLKPTYGLVSRFGLIAFASSFDQIGPFAKTVKDCAISLQAIQGNDPFDATSVRCEVEKDYLSYFERGVKGLKIGVPKEFFMNGLDSQINQSVQQSIEYLKKQGAMVEEFSFPISQVGLSAYYIISSAEASSNLARYDGVRYGYRTKNYESIDDLIINTRREAFGEEVKRRIMLGTYVLSSGYYDAYYKKALFLRKKISQEFKNAFKDYDVILTPTCPVLPFNIGEKVDSPLSMYLSDIYTVNVNIAGLPAISIPCGLSEQNLPIGLQLIGDHYTEGKLFQVAYNLEQGIDFSIMSKQREGK